ggtgtgctcgacggaattctccccatgtagctcgctctcggggtgcttagtgtctagtggaagacaagcgcctccgtaagtacgttatttcggacggttctgccacaattaaGTTTGTCTCACTTCACGTCTGCATCCTTATCCCATCATTCTATTTCTTTTACCTCTCTCACTTTCCCTCCCAGTATATCCTCTCTTCTCGTCCAAAGAGCTAGTCTCCTCACTTCaagcctcccccccccccccccccccccccccctctcagcTCAGGCGTTGTTGTTTGCATAGCATTCTGACACTAGTACACACCTGATGCACCTGCATGCCCACCCACACATGTTGGTGCATGTACACATGTGGCTGTGCGCTCATGCCTGCTCACGTGCAGGGTGAGACCACCCACGCTCGCTTCACTTGTCGCGCATGTGGGGACCGTTGTGCTCGTAGGGACCGCCTCTGTATGTGCCCGTGGCCTACGCCTGCTAATGTTGCGACAATAAGCACTTCTGCAACACACGTCTGAAACAGTTGAAACATCtgtaacatatgcttgcaacatatgtgtataacaactgcaacatatacaacatattGATAAAACACTTGCCATATATgtctgaaacaaatgaaacattttgaatagacgcttgcaacctatgtgtatagccactgaaacatatgcaacatctagataaaacatttgcaacatacgtctgaaacagatgaaacatttgaaacaaacattTGCAACAAATTaaacgtgtatagccattgcaacatatacaacatccagatgaaacacaaacaacatttacatgaaacatatatctgaaacgcatgaaacataTGCAGCTCGAGTGACAAAAAAATTTAGGCCAACACTCAGCTGCCATGTAGATGTGGGCCTGCGCTCCTCTCACAAACAGGCAAGCAGCCTGGCCAGCCCTGCAACTGGCTAAGCGCTAACCCGGTCGGCCAATGCAGCAACATGGTAGGGGCAGCTTGGCCTAGGCGCAGACAACACAAAGAGAGAAAAAAGCAGCACAGCAAGCAGCAGCAGGCCTAGGCGCTAGGTAGCAGAGGGCAGGCGCGTCAGGGAGGCCTGTGGGCCCTAGGCGCATGCGGCTAGGGCCTGACCGGCTAGTCCAGCCAGCAGCGGATGCAGCAGGCATCCAGTCCTCTCTCCGTGGTCACACACATTCATGGGCCCCTATGCGCCCCATGCACCCTGAACGAGTGGCCGCACGCGCCCATATGCGCTGCCCCGCAGATTGGATAGGTGCCCACTCCTCTTTTTTTCTTGGGCGTAACGTGCGCGGGGTGGGTCCGCCGTCCCGTCCAGATGCCCTCAACCTAGTGTTACGGTTCCTCCCTAATCTCTATTCTCTGGTTCTCCTTCACCAGTTTGAATCCCCATCGGCCTCCACATGAAGGTAGATGTCGCCCTGGAATTAGGATTCACCATCAACTTGGCGCTCAACAACGCTAGTGAGTAGTGACGACGCTGCACATCCTCCTCCACATCCACAGCTGCAACAGGTAAGCCACCCTTGCTTGCTTTTGCCTGCCTGCCTGCATCTGCATACGACGACTACGCTTGCTTGCTGCCGCGTTAGTTAGCTTTTGATCATTCCGATCCATCGGATTATTCAAGGGACAACCGTGATGATTTCAGTTACATCAATATTTTTTCCTGAGCAAGTTCAGACTCTATTAAAATTTGTATCGCCTGATGCATATCATCAGATGGTGCACGTCAGGCGCCGGTGACCCATGCGCATATTCAGAGGCCTTCAGAGATGATTGCACACATGGCCCATGCGAATATTCAGAGGCCCTCAGTGATATTTGCCCAGCGTCAGAGGCTCATGGCCCATGCGCAACAGAGGCCCCTTCCTGCACATCATCATATGGGTGCACAGCAGATGCCCGTGAACCATGCGATTCAGAGGCCCTCAGCGATGTTTGCGCAGCATCAGAGTCTCATGGCCCAAACGAATCCAAGGCCCATAGTGCCTGCACATCATCAGATGGCTATACTTGAGAGGCAAGTGTCCCAGTACATTCAGAGACCCTCAGTGCTAATGTCCAATGCAAATGCAATGCTCATCAGAGGCCCGTAGTGCCTGCACAACATCAAAGGACGGAACAGCAGAGGCCTGTGGAGCATGCACGTCGGAGGCCCGAGGAGGTGCCTGaatgcacatgcacatgcacatcgTCCAAGTCCAACTGTCCAAGGCACGAGAAAATCCAGCACAATTGAAGAAGCGATGAAGACCTAGTACCGTAGTATACTGCTAGTACAAGTCAAGAGGCATCAGGCATGGAATGGTCGGCACACTCACGTCCTGATCCTGACGTACTATTGGAGCACCTCATCAGGAACCACATCTCCACTATAAGGGACCAATCCAAATTATACTAGGTCCACCCAAAAAAGCATCTCTGCTGAGGGTTCTAACCATGTGCACCAAAGAAATTGCACCCAGAAAATCGTCTTTATTAAAATCAAGGGCTACAAATCACCCTGAGAGGCTTCAACCCAATCATGTGGCCATGGTTGTTTGTATCAAATCAGGCTTCAATGCGCATCTACCGCAAAACCATCCATGATCGAACCCTCCTATCaccgaaaaaaatgaaaaaaaacaaacGCGCTGAggacgccgccgacgccgccaaCCAGGCCGCTATCGCCGGCCGAGGAACCCTGCTGGCCGCTCACAGCTACTGCCGGTCGGCCACATCGACGACAACGCGTAGATTACATGCCTGGACGCGACATCGCCGAGGACGACGCCGACGGGCTGCACCTAGGACCTGGACGCGGCATCCTCGCGACCATCACGCGTGCGACGAACAGGGGCGCTGGCGGCGACCAGACCGGCCGAGGAACCCTGCTGCCCTCCCATGTCTACTGTCGGCCGCCTACGACGCGACGGTTTTTGTTCTGGTAGAAAATTTTGTTTCTGTTTTCTCGGTGTCCTGCCATCTTGCCAATTTTGATTCTCCTTCCTTGTTTGATAGAAGGGTAGATTGGATCTCGAGATTTTTTTGCTATGGATAACCAACGACAAGCTGGTGTTATTCTGCAACTTCGATTTGATTATTATGCAGCTTGCTGTTGGCATACTTGGTGTCTGATCAAGCGTAATGGGAGAAGCTCTAAATGATTAATAGAATTTCTTCTTCTCAAGTTCGGATGGTGGAATGATCTTTATATATTGAAGGTGACATTTACTGTTTTGTGTTTACCTGAAAatagtttatctagatgttgtccttgtttatattatttgTAGCTGATCCACAATTTGGAAGCTGGATGCGTGAGGGAAATCAAACCTGTTTCTGAGGGGGAAGAAATAAAGCAACTCCTCCTTTCGGTTGGAACAGATGAAAGTAATATTCTAAAATTACAGCCTTCATTATTAGTAGTATTGCAAGAAGTTGATTGCTTTTCTGGATTCTTGTTCTAAACTACTACTATATTGGCCTCTTTCAGTTACTACTGGAAACTATATTATTCCTGTGTGCTACGTATTTTTTTTGACGGGCACAGAAATACTCACAGGAAAAATTTATTTAACCTGTCGGTTTCATGTGCACACAGAAAAATTCGATTTAACCTGTCGGGTTTTATGTAACACACAGAAAAATCCGGCTCACAGAAAAACTAAATTAATATTCTTGTGTGCTTTGTATTTTTTCTGTCGGATCACACACAGGCTAATTGGCGTGTCCTTTTGGCGCGGCAAAAGCTAGCTGCCCGAGCGCTTTGACGTCCAAAAGTTTCGTTGGCACACGTTTTGGCAAGAGTTTTGGTGCCACGCTCTctggaaacaaaataaaaaaaaagtaaaaaaaatgaaCCATCTACCTTATCCTCCCGACGTCTccccttccccccccccccaccccacacacacgcgcgcgcgcgcgcgcaaggCTTCTCGTAAAAAAAAAACGAGGCCACCGCCGCCCCCTTCTCAGGCACCGCCGCCGCACCTTctcagccaccaccgccgcccccTTCTCAGCCACCGCCGCCCCCCAGCCCCTTCTCAGCTACCGCCGCCCCAGCCCCTTCTCAaccaccgtcgccgccgccgctgctacgaCCGCCCCCGATCCCATCTCCCAACGCTCACGCCTCGCCTCGGGGatcccgccgccgcgccgccgctccaTCTGCTTCTACTCCCCCCACCCGCAGCGAGGGATGACCAAGGCCAGGTCGTCGGCGAAGCAGTCGCGCGCGCAGGCGCAGCAGtcaaacggcggcggcggcggccacgcgcTGTCCTCCAAGCTCGCCAGGTACCTCGACCCGGAGGCCTCCTGGAACAAGGTACGCCCCGCCCCTCACTTCCCACGTGAGCgcatcctctccctccccttTCTTCCTTGGTTTTTTTGGTCCAATCGAACTCTAATCAGTAGATCCGGTGTTCTTTTGCAGCTGGGATTCGCCAAAACTGCCGCTTGCAAAGAGGCACGATGCGAGCTCCTCTTTCTTTTTCCCCAAAAATTTGTTCATATTCTAACCCTAATCTGGCGCATCCTTTGTTTGTTCTTGCAGCACTAATCCGGATCCGTGGATTTGGGGTTCCTACGTGTTGCAACTTGTGGTGTTTCGGCATCGAGCTCGGTATATCTGAGATCTTCTACTCAAGCTTCTTCCCCTCTGGATTCTTGTTATTGTGGATAATACATGATGCGTTCTCTGTGATGATGTTGAATGAGTTCTTGAATGCTTGCATCTATAAGCCCTTTCCTGAGCACATGTCCTAGTCTGTGACGTGGTTAGCTTTGTTTTagaatgtatgaaatgcttattTTTTCTGAGCTTATGTCTTATCCTATGATGATGACACTTAAAATCTGAGCACTTGTCCATGCCAACGATGTATGATTTTTCCAGGCCCTAAAAGAATTCAACCCTGTTTATCAACAATGTGTAACACAAAACATTCTTGTATTTCTTTTATAGTGTGAAATACAATGTATGATTTTTCCTTGTTGAATGATGTTATTATACCTCATTTTTTCCAAGTAATTTTATTATGGATTTTGGTCTTGAAGtagatatttgtaacttaaatgtTCAATTTACGCAACATAAAAACATTAATAACCAACCATTTGGATGTTATATTTAACTTGGGATCCTATCACCATCCGAGTTTTGTTTGTTCTGTCTATCTAATGCCTTCTGTCACTGTGCAGGTTTATGGCTTCTCATGGATTGTACTCGTTGTTATGGTTCTTCTTTTCAAGGTTTATCATGTTAATTCTTTGAACATTCAAATGCTgcatgttttaaaattatatatggATGAACTCTAAGCTAAGCTTTGTCCTGTTGTCTTTCAGCTTTTTACTGCAACTCCGAAGAAGTCGATAGCCTTGCCGACTTTTGTTCGGTTTCTGCAGGGCGTCCTTGCTATTGGGTATCTTCAGATGTTGCCTCTGTTGTTTTTTTCAGCTGATTCTTCAGTATGTATGTTGAAGTAGAAACATTGTTTCTCGGTGTAATATCAGCCTTTACTTTGCTGGAACTAAGAGTTTCAAGTTCTAAGATATCAGAGTTACAGGTGGCAGTAGATGAACTAAGAGTTTTCAGCTGGTTCTAAGTTATGCAATGACTGACAGTAGATAGTTGATTAAGTTAGTATTTGTTGTCAGTCAGTACATCTACTCCTGTTCAGTAACTAAAATCCTTGCACTGTGTAGTAATGATGTATGGGTACTTAACTACTTATGATTCTGGATGATACTTGTTCTATGCTTCTGATTTTTTCTGCACTTGAGATGATGAAGATGCTTTTTCTACCATTGCTCAAAGTAGTAGTGCTATTGTGAATCACTATAGCAGTTAACATTAGCAGGTCCTGGATACCAGAAAAGGCAGTTAACTAGTTGTATGAAATGGCAGTTTTGCTTGTTTTCTAGTGAACTGAATGATGACAAGTGGTAGCTGTACTTGTGCATTTCACTTGCTGTGATCATCCCATATTTTTGTTCCCTGTACACATTTCTGGTCCCTGTACATATTTTCTGAAATTTGAGTTAGTGCACTCATCAAGATGCTACCTGTTACCTGTTTTTGGTGCCTGTTACCTGTTACATGTGTATTCATTTTCTTGCTGAAGAATTTGGTAGATCCCTCTTAGTCTGCTACTGCACAGCACACTGTGTAGATCTAGCACCGGGCTATCTCGTAGTTGATCTCACCATATTGTGAGCTATTTTTCTGCAGGGCTATTTGTTACTGAAAACAACAGGAGTCAACAATGTTACGCCGTCCATGGAGGAGGAAGAACAGTTTATTGATGTGCGCAGCTGACCCACGACATGGGTGCTACCTGACAGCATCAGCCATGTTCTGTGGGAAGATGAGCACCAAGGAGGTGGACGAGCAAATGCTGAATGTGCAGAACAAGAACTCGTCCTACTTCGTGGAGTGGATGCCCGACAAAACAATGTATCGTCAGTGGGTTCCGTGTTGAATGCTTTGTAAGCTCTTATGGAACTTCTAATATATATGCTCGATTGTTGTGCTGTGCATATAATTTGTTGTTTGGTGCATTTGGAATGTAATTGTGACATTTTCCTGTCATCTACTAATTAATCTGGTGGTGACTTGAGAAAAAAAGCGATTTCTTTGAGTGGAAACCATCAGGAAAATTAGGTTGAGGTGACAGAAATATTGTATTTCATTGATGGAAAACCAACAGAAAATAGCTTCGTGACCCACAGAAATATCTTTATTTCCCTGAGAGTTGACTCAcagaaaaaattatgaaaccgaCAAAAAAATTGGCAATATCCCTGACAGTAAACTCACAAAAAAGTTTGAATATCCTTGAGAGTAAGCCTACAGAAAAATTAATTAACCTAACAACGAACTAAACCCACTGACGATACATTGTTTTGTCGGGCATCCGTCAAAGAAATACTGTCAGGGAAATATTTCTGTCGGGAAGCTCACAGGTAAATTTAATTTCCCTGTCTACCTATCCTTGACGGGATATGCCTGTCGGGCGCTCGACAGAATTAATTTTCCTGACGGTTTTTCACCTTTCCTTGACGGTTTTTTGGCACACAGGAAAAATGTCGTTTCCAGTAGTGAGTGGCAGGGCATGTTAAGTGATACATCAAATGTTGAATCACGATCTGATGTCGATGATTTTGGTCCATCATTTGTTCAGAAAGTTCCGGACTATGGTTGCTTGACTATGGTTTAGGGTGCGGCCGGACCGGCTCTACGTGGTGGCTGGGCTGCCGCCGCTACGGTCTCCGCCGGATTCACCTTCCAAAGGCCTGGATCCACCCCAAGGTCGCCTGATGCACAGAGCGTCGTCGTCTCCCAGCCTGCCTTGCTGCTGCGCGCAGCCGTGGGTGTGGACGGACCCGCCGCGGGTGTGGCTAGACCCGCTCTGCATGGTGATCAGCTACATCTGCTGTTACTGGTAACAATATTAATATTGCAGTTGCAGGTATGGCTTTAATCCATTCATATTACTATTGCAGGTGCGCTCATTCGGTGGTCATGGTTGGGTTGCAGTTCCAAATTTTACACTCAATGAGTGCTAAATCAAATCTTTTTGTGTGGTATGTTAACTTCATGGAATATATTTGCAGAAAGAAATTGAAAATGGTTGTGTATTCAACAATGTAGTACGAAGTTTCATTTCTTTTTGCATGAATCTTAAAATTACCATTTTATTCTTGAATATGGAAGCATAATCTTTTTGTTATTTTAAAATACATCACTAAATGTCGTCGTATCATTAGCACAAACATTCTACTATGTCAATAATACTGCAGTTATTTTGGCTACCTCAAAAATTAAAGGAAAGATGTGTTTTCTGAGGGGGTGTTTTATGTTTGCACGGAGCTTGTCAGGCCACACAAACACACAAGCTTGGTAGAGGATGTGCACCTTGATACAGCAGAGGAACTTATATATAAGATAAAAAAGATATAAATATTCTCTACTTGCAGTTGAATGAGGTTGCCAGTTGCCCACTTGCATTGTTCTGTCCGCAGTTAGCCCCGCAAAAAGCACAATGGTAATCTCCCTTCCTCTTCGTGCTAATTGGTGTCCTTTCTAGGGCAATCATGCCAACAAATGGATGATTAGTTATTATAGTAGCATACCCGTGCTAATGCTACGGTTAAAGCAAAAGAAAAACATTTTTTAAATAAAGTAAATAGTAAGATAGGTTAAGATTCATGCCAAAAGAAATTAATCCTGCAGTTCCACTAAGTATGATCTAGGtgttggtggtggcctaggtgtTCCAAATGCCCCAATATGTCATGACAAAGACTGACTATTGTTTTCAGTTTTGTGTCAAGAGTCTTGTTTTGTAATGATATTGTTGAATCCGTGATAATAAAGTTCTTTTTGACAAAGAGGTGAGTGTTCCCGTAGTAATATTGGATCCAGATCTTTTGAAACTAAGTATTGTGCAGATAGATCATTTTTGGTTGTTTGATTTGCATTACCAAATGTCACCgcagcgttagcacgggcaaatATACTAGTGTAAGTATGTAACTCAAAATGTCAAAGCTTGCATTGCAGTTGTTCGCTATTCATCTTCGGCCCAACCACGTAGTTGCAAGATGCAATGCCATTTCATCAAACACGTGTAGATTCAAACGCATCTCTGATCTGTCCCACGAGGACCAATAGCAAATACATGTTACGGGCGAAGGCATGCGCGTAGCGTGTTAGCAGGGATCCTCGGGGGAGCGCCTGCCGTGTTTGAGTGCCGCTCAAGACAGATTGGcaaaaggttttttttttctctagttTTGTTGCAGTAAGTATCTTCAGGTACCTATGGAGCACAATAGGAGTCAATGTCCTCGTTGTTAGCGGTGCCATCTTCAGTGTGTTAGCTAGTATAGGTTCCAGTCTAGTGTGCACCTTAGTGGTGTGTGTTGGGTGTATGGAGCTTTTCTGTAGGTTTATGTGTAGTCCTGAGGAGGTCCCAAATATATGGAGAATCTCTTTGAGTGCTTCAAGGTCGTCATTTGATGGATTTGTGAATATGGCCGCATCGTTCGCGTACATGGAGATTCTCCATGTAGCATTCGTCCGCGTACATGGAGATTCTCCATGTAGCATTCGTCTGCGTACATGGAGATTCTCCATGTAGCATTCAATGGTGGAAGTGGGGAAAGGATCCCATGCTCGGTTGCAAGATCAAGTAGACGCTGCAGGGGGTCCATGACAAGGATGAAAAGCATGGGGGAGAGCGGGTCTCCCTGACGAACTCCTTTGCCATGGCAGAAAGTTGGGCCATGCTGCCCATTGAGTAGCGCCGTCGATGTGGTCATGCGAAAAGGGATGGATATCCATTCCCGCCACCTATGCCCAAAGCCCAGTGCCTGCATGACTTCTAGAAGGTAGCTCCAATTCACCGTGTCAAATGCCTTGTGGATGTGAAGTTTCAGGAAGAGGGCTGGCATTTTCAGCTTGTGCAATTTCCTGACCATGTTTTGCACATAAAGGAAATTGTCATGTATGCTCCATATTTTAATGAACACACTCTGGCAATTTGAGACCATGGAGTTTAGCTTAGGCACCAATCTGTTAGCTAAAAGCTTCGAGAAGATCTTCACAGTGCTGTGGATGAGACTAATAGGTCTGTTGTTTGTGACCCTCAGGGCATCATTTTTCTTAGGCAGGAGGACAATGTTGGCCGAGTTCAAGAATTGGAAGCTTTGGGAGTTCGTTGCATATAAGCTGTTTATGGCAGCCATAATGTCGTCTTTTATGATCTCCTAGGAAGCATTGAAGAAGGCGCCGGTGAAGCCGTCGGGCCTTAGTGCTTTGTCGGATGGCATGGAGTCTATAGTGTTCTTGACCTCCTCTTGTGTGATCAAGGGAAGCTGCAAATCAAAGAGGTCTCGTGGTGTGTAACCAAGTGAATGCCAATCAAGGCTTGCTTGCCTCGGCGCTGACGAACCAATGTGGCTTATGAAGTAGTCTCCAA
This sequence is a window from Miscanthus floridulus cultivar M001 chromosome 10, ASM1932011v1, whole genome shotgun sequence. Protein-coding genes within it:
- the LOC136489544 gene encoding uncharacterized protein, producing MNHLPYPPDVSPSPPPHPTHTRARARKASRKKKTRPPPPPSQAPPPHLLSHHRRPLLSHRRPPAPSQLPPPQPLLNHRRRRRCYDRPRSHLPTLTPRLGDPAAAPPLHLLLLPPPAARDDQGQVVGEAVARAGAAVKRRRRRPRAVLQARQVPRPGGLLEQAGIRQNCRLQRALIRIRGFGVPTCCNLWCFGIELGLWLLMDCTRCYGSSFQAFYCNSEEVDSLADFCSVSAGRPCYWGYLLLKTTGVNNVTPSMEEEEQFIDVRS